A stretch of Geomonas oryzisoli DNA encodes these proteins:
- a CDS encoding PDZ domain-containing protein: MQLSEIELEPETRRKLSRKRGIVVTQVVSGSESQRGGIRSGDVIAEINNREVASLSELRSLLSRQDPLDPLLIFVFSDNIWRFINLSFISGR; the protein is encoded by the coding sequence ATGCAGCTCAGCGAGATCGAGCTGGAGCCGGAAACCCGGAGGAAGCTGTCGAGAAAGCGGGGTATCGTCGTGACGCAGGTCGTTTCCGGCTCGGAGTCCCAGCGCGGCGGCATCCGCAGCGGCGACGTGATTGCCGAGATCAACAACCGCGAAGTCGCCTCGCTCTCCGAGCTAAGATCGCTGCTGTCCCGGCAGGATCCGCTCGACCCCCTGCTCATCTTCGTGTTCAGCGACAACATCTGGCGCTTCATAAACCTCTCGTTCATCAGCGGCAGGTAA
- the macA gene encoding macrolide transporter subunit MacA: MTRKRKIIFAALALLALLGSGVAAQRTILNKPKGSFITADAARMDLEESVLATGTLKAFQTVTVGAQVSGQLKVLHVALGDKVKKGQLLAEIDPVLQENNLKDAEAQVEYLRAQKQSKEALLRQYTLALQRQKEMRAQDASPVADLESAQAQVESTRHDVTAFNAQIKKALIAVDTARANLGYTRISAPMDGVVISIDTEQGQTVVSTQSATTILTLADLDTMTVKAKISEADVVRVKPGLPTYFTLLGDADTRYCGRLRAIEPGPAASSSSGSSSSSSSSSAVYYYGLFEVPNPGAKLKVSMTAQVAVVLNQARQALCIPVAALGEKLKDGRCTVQVLSGDKALRRVIRTGISNNVQVQVLEGLRDGEKVVLGDASSLPAASSGTMPPPPGGRH; encoded by the coding sequence ATGACCCGCAAACGCAAAATCATCTTCGCGGCGCTCGCCCTCCTCGCCCTTCTCGGCTCAGGCGTGGCGGCGCAACGCACCATCCTGAACAAACCAAAAGGGAGCTTCATCACCGCCGACGCCGCGCGAATGGATCTGGAAGAGAGCGTCCTCGCGACCGGAACGCTGAAGGCCTTCCAGACGGTCACCGTAGGAGCGCAGGTTTCCGGGCAATTGAAGGTCCTCCATGTGGCGCTGGGGGACAAGGTGAAAAAGGGGCAGCTCCTGGCGGAGATCGATCCGGTGCTCCAGGAAAACAACCTGAAGGACGCCGAGGCCCAGGTGGAGTACCTGCGGGCCCAGAAGCAGTCCAAGGAGGCGCTCCTTAGGCAGTACACGCTGGCCCTGCAGCGCCAGAAGGAGATGAGGGCGCAGGACGCGTCCCCGGTCGCCGACCTGGAGAGCGCCCAGGCCCAGGTGGAGAGCACGCGGCATGACGTCACCGCGTTCAACGCGCAGATCAAGAAGGCGCTCATCGCAGTCGACACCGCGCGGGCCAACCTGGGGTACACCCGGATCAGCGCGCCCATGGACGGCGTCGTCATCTCCATTGACACCGAGCAGGGGCAGACCGTGGTGTCGACCCAGTCGGCGACCACCATCCTCACCCTTGCCGACCTCGATACCATGACGGTGAAGGCGAAGATATCGGAAGCCGACGTGGTCCGGGTAAAGCCGGGGTTGCCGACCTACTTCACCCTGCTCGGCGACGCCGACACGCGTTACTGCGGCAGACTGCGCGCCATCGAGCCGGGGCCGGCAGCGAGCAGCAGCTCGGGTTCCAGCTCCAGCAGCAGCTCGAGCTCGGCGGTCTATTACTACGGCCTGTTCGAGGTCCCCAATCCCGGCGCAAAGCTCAAGGTATCGATGACGGCGCAGGTGGCCGTCGTCCTGAACCAGGCGCGACAGGCGCTCTGCATTCCCGTCGCGGCACTGGGAGAGAAACTCAAAGATGGCCGCTGCACGGTGCAGGTGCTGTCGGGCGACAAGGCCCTGCGGCGGGTCATCCGGACCGGCATCTCCAACAACGTGCAGGTGCAGGTCCTCGAGGGGCTGCGTGACGGGGAGAAGGTAGTGCTGGGTGATGCATCCTCGCTCCCCGCGGCGAGCTCCGGGACCATGCCGCCCCCGCCGGGGGGAAGGCACTGA
- a CDS encoding response regulator: MQKKILIIDDDIGLCELLSEYLVSEGFLVDTVQDGARGAERAMTEDYSFVVLDVMLPGLNGFEVLSRIRRSSNVAVVMLTARGEEVDRIVGLEMGADDYLPKPFNPRELVARLRAVQRRMQQEPQGGDAAPARLCVGDVELDFGTRTVRASGEPVELTSLEFSVLEALARSAGRVLSREELTRQALGRPFNAFDRSIDVHVSSIRKKLGPLPGGMERIKSVRGIGYLYSHSAQPH; encoded by the coding sequence ATGCAGAAAAAGATACTGATCATCGACGACGACATAGGCCTTTGTGAACTGCTCAGCGAGTACCTTGTCTCAGAGGGATTCCTGGTGGATACGGTTCAGGACGGCGCGCGGGGAGCCGAGCGGGCGATGACGGAGGATTACAGTTTCGTGGTGCTGGACGTGATGCTGCCCGGACTGAACGGTTTCGAGGTCCTCTCCCGGATCCGGCGCAGCTCGAACGTGGCGGTGGTCATGCTTACGGCGCGCGGGGAAGAGGTAGACCGCATCGTCGGCCTCGAGATGGGGGCGGACGACTACCTCCCCAAGCCGTTCAACCCGCGCGAGCTGGTGGCCCGGCTGCGCGCCGTCCAGCGCCGCATGCAGCAGGAGCCGCAAGGGGGCGACGCCGCACCGGCCCGGCTTTGCGTCGGGGACGTGGAACTGGATTTCGGCACGCGGACGGTGCGCGCGTCGGGGGAGCCGGTGGAACTGACTTCGCTGGAGTTCTCGGTGCTGGAAGCGCTGGCCCGTTCGGCAGGGAGGGTGCTGAGCCGGGAGGAACTGACCAGGCAGGCGCTCGGGCGTCCCTTCAACGCTTTCGACCGCAGCATCGACGTCCACGTGAGCAGCATCCGGAAAAAACTCGGCCCGCTGCCGGGCGGCATGGAACGGATAAAATCGGTGCGCGGCATCGGCTACCTGTACAGCCACTCAGCCCAACCCCATTGA
- a CDS encoding ATP-binding protein codes for MFSRLFTTRRYALTICFIWVLLIAISLVWFFVQHRNNLNELAKAQARIAFEKDLLYREWASQHGGVYAPVTPKTQPNPYLAHIPERDLKTPSGRELTLINPAYMTRQVFELAQTEKQIATGHITSLNPIRGENGPDPWERKALEAFEKGVQEVSEVVTVDGRRFVRLMRPFKVETTCLKCHAAQGYKKGDIRGGISVTVPLAVFSAGSSRELASTAAALLLIGIVGVILILAGARKLSESSRRLEETNAELVNEVTEREIAQEQLREHAVLLEEEVAERQAAQEEAVANQRRLELIMDSTHAAMYGIDTSGRCIFANRTCLELTGYQSQDELLGKNMHDIIHHTLPNGIPAPVPHCNIFRAFSEGKGCTVRDEVFWRKDGTSFPVEYSSYPIMNHGVIEGAVVSFVDLTERIALETQLRQAQKMEAVGQLAGGVAHDFNNVLQVISGYGSILKLDERLDERHKQEIDQILSAAERAAQLTRGLLAFSRKQVITLAPVNLNDVVESVRKFLVRIIGEDIQLQTTPSAGTLYIMADLGQMEQVLINLATNARDAMPRGGVLAIETGSQEVESPLDQESGEHKPGQYAVLTVADTGCGMDAETSKRIFEPFYTTKEVSKGTGLGMAIVYGIVKQHNGFINVYSEQGHGTTFRIYLPIYRSDLVRDRDDGKEAVPPRGGSETILLAEDDDGVRNLILSVLTRFGYRVIQAVDGQDAVEKYLAHRDEIDMILMDLIMPRKNGKEAYDEIAGVNPGAKVLYASGYTADFIQKRGVTEEGIDLIMKPIQPMELLRTVREMLDA; via the coding sequence ATGTTCTCCCGACTCTTCACGACCCGACGGTACGCCCTTACCATATGCTTCATCTGGGTGCTGCTCATCGCCATATCGCTCGTATGGTTCTTCGTGCAGCACCGAAACAACCTGAACGAGCTTGCCAAAGCGCAGGCCCGCATCGCCTTCGAAAAGGACCTGCTGTACCGCGAGTGGGCTTCCCAGCACGGCGGCGTCTACGCCCCCGTCACCCCCAAGACCCAGCCCAACCCCTACCTGGCCCACATCCCGGAACGGGACCTGAAGACCCCCTCGGGAAGGGAACTCACCCTCATCAACCCCGCCTACATGACCCGCCAGGTGTTCGAACTGGCACAAACCGAGAAACAGATCGCCACCGGACACATCACCAGCCTCAATCCGATCAGGGGTGAAAACGGACCCGACCCCTGGGAGCGAAAGGCGCTGGAGGCGTTTGAGAAAGGGGTACAGGAGGTGAGCGAGGTGGTCACCGTCGACGGGCGCCGCTTCGTGCGGCTCATGCGCCCCTTCAAGGTCGAGACCACCTGCCTTAAGTGCCACGCCGCCCAGGGCTACAAAAAGGGGGACATCCGCGGCGGCATCAGCGTGACGGTGCCGCTGGCGGTTTTCTCGGCGGGCTCCAGCCGCGAGCTCGCCAGTACCGCGGCCGCGTTGCTGCTGATCGGCATCGTGGGGGTCATCCTGATCCTTGCCGGGGCGAGAAAACTCTCGGAAAGCTCACGACGCCTGGAAGAGACCAACGCGGAACTGGTGAACGAGGTGACCGAACGCGAGATCGCCCAGGAACAACTCAGGGAGCACGCCGTCCTCTTGGAGGAGGAAGTCGCGGAACGCCAGGCGGCCCAGGAGGAGGCGGTGGCGAACCAGCGAAGGCTGGAACTGATCATGGATTCCACCCATGCCGCCATGTACGGCATAGACACCTCCGGGAGATGCATCTTCGCCAACAGGACCTGCCTGGAACTGACCGGGTACCAGAGCCAGGACGAGCTGCTCGGCAAGAACATGCACGACATCATCCACCACACCCTCCCCAACGGCATTCCCGCACCGGTGCCGCACTGCAACATCTTCCGGGCCTTCAGCGAAGGGAAAGGGTGCACGGTGCGCGACGAGGTGTTCTGGCGCAAGGACGGCACCTCGTTCCCGGTTGAATACTCTTCGTATCCCATCATGAACCACGGCGTCATCGAGGGCGCCGTAGTGAGCTTCGTCGATCTCACCGAGCGCATCGCGCTCGAGACGCAACTGCGCCAGGCACAGAAAATGGAGGCCGTGGGACAGCTGGCCGGGGGAGTCGCCCACGACTTCAACAACGTCCTGCAGGTGATCAGCGGCTACGGCAGCATCCTGAAACTCGATGAAAGGCTCGACGAGCGGCATAAACAGGAAATCGACCAGATCCTGTCGGCGGCAGAGCGGGCGGCGCAACTGACCCGGGGACTGCTCGCTTTCAGCCGCAAGCAGGTGATCACCCTGGCGCCGGTGAATCTCAACGACGTGGTGGAAAGCGTCCGGAAGTTCCTGGTGCGGATCATCGGCGAGGACATCCAGCTGCAGACGACGCCGAGCGCGGGAACGCTCTATATCATGGCCGACCTGGGGCAGATGGAGCAGGTCCTCATCAACCTCGCGACCAACGCCAGGGACGCCATGCCCAGGGGGGGCGTGCTCGCCATCGAAACGGGTAGCCAGGAGGTGGAATCCCCGCTGGACCAGGAATCGGGAGAGCACAAGCCGGGGCAGTACGCGGTGCTGACCGTGGCTGACACCGGTTGCGGCATGGATGCGGAGACCTCCAAGAGGATCTTCGAGCCGTTCTACACGACCAAGGAGGTGAGCAAGGGAACGGGACTGGGGATGGCAATCGTCTACGGCATCGTCAAGCAGCACAACGGGTTCATCAACGTCTACAGCGAGCAAGGCCACGGCACCACCTTCAGGATCTACCTTCCCATCTACCGTTCCGATTTGGTCCGGGACCGCGACGACGGTAAGGAGGCCGTGCCGCCGCGGGGAGGCAGCGAGACGATACTGCTCGCGGAGGACGATGACGGGGTGCGCAACCTGATCCTCTCCGTTTTGACCCGCTTCGGCTACCGCGTGATCCAGGCGGTGGACGGCCAGGACGCGGTGGAGAAGTACCTCGCGCACCGGGACGAGATCGACATGATCCTGATGGACCTGATCATGCCGCGCAAAAACGGCAAGGAAGCCTACGACGAGATCGCCGGCGTCAACCCCGGAGCGAAGGTGTTGTACGCCAGCGGCTACACGGCGGATTTCATCCAGAAGCGCGGGGTGACCGAGGAGGGAATCGACCTGATCATGAAGCCGATCCAGCCGATGGAACTGCTGCGGACGGTACGGGAGATGCTGGACGCGTAA
- a CDS encoding efflux transporter outer membrane subunit has product MEQPCIVKKVGLVGVAMAATLFLGGCGGLLPRSNYTTPAVELPGNWREQTTTGTTVANGQKWWSGFNDAVLSGLIERALKSNNDLAAAAIRVRRAQLNAKLTGTNLAPSAGVSATSSYSRYFAGGRSTKSGGVTGTVSYEVDLWGKLAAARDVSSFEAEATEADRQSTALALIGTAATDYWQIAYLNERISSAQASIAYAEKILDLVHAKYRAGAVSALDQVQARQTVASQKAELTQLLQQRTEARNALAILFDQAPEEAVPEPQRLPDGPVPAVAAGLPADILAQRPDLRAAEQRLRKYLAAVDYTRASYYPTFTLTGTLGTSSTSLIEILKNPVAALGVGATLPFIQANTMKLNVALAKTDYEEAVANFRQKLYSALSDVENALSARSRYADENRLLEESLALSEKAASLAEARYRAGATALQAWLDAQESRRSAEKALSENRLNRLKNSVALYQAIGGAMEAKTAQ; this is encoded by the coding sequence ATGGAACAGCCATGCATAGTGAAAAAAGTGGGGCTCGTCGGCGTCGCCATGGCGGCGACGCTGTTCCTTGGCGGGTGCGGTGGCCTTCTGCCGCGCAGCAACTACACGACTCCCGCCGTGGAGCTTCCCGGCAACTGGCGGGAGCAGACCACGACTGGGACGACGGTTGCCAACGGGCAAAAATGGTGGAGTGGGTTCAACGACGCGGTGCTGAGCGGGCTCATCGAGCGGGCGCTCAAGAGCAACAACGACCTGGCCGCGGCCGCGATCAGGGTGCGCCGGGCGCAGCTCAACGCGAAGCTGACCGGCACCAACCTGGCCCCGTCGGCAGGCGTGTCGGCCACCAGCAGCTATTCGCGGTACTTCGCCGGGGGGAGGAGCACCAAGTCCGGCGGTGTCACCGGCACCGTGAGTTATGAGGTGGACCTCTGGGGCAAACTCGCCGCCGCCCGTGACGTGAGCAGTTTCGAAGCCGAGGCGACGGAAGCTGATCGCCAGAGCACGGCGCTCGCGCTGATCGGCACGGCTGCCACCGATTACTGGCAGATCGCCTATCTGAACGAGCGTATCTCCAGCGCCCAGGCGAGCATCGCCTACGCGGAAAAGATCCTCGATCTGGTGCACGCGAAGTATCGCGCCGGCGCCGTATCGGCGCTGGACCAGGTGCAGGCGCGGCAGACGGTGGCATCGCAGAAGGCCGAGCTGACCCAGCTCCTGCAGCAGCGGACCGAGGCGCGCAACGCCCTCGCCATCCTTTTCGATCAGGCCCCCGAAGAGGCCGTCCCCGAGCCGCAGCGCCTGCCGGACGGACCGGTTCCTGCCGTGGCCGCGGGGCTACCGGCCGATATCCTCGCGCAGCGTCCCGACCTGCGCGCGGCGGAACAGCGGCTCAGGAAATATCTCGCCGCCGTGGACTATACCCGGGCCAGCTACTACCCGACCTTCACCCTCACCGGAACCCTCGGCACCAGCAGCACCAGCCTCATCGAGATACTGAAGAATCCCGTTGCCGCTCTTGGCGTCGGCGCCACGCTTCCCTTCATCCAGGCGAACACGATGAAACTGAATGTGGCGCTAGCGAAGACCGACTACGAGGAGGCGGTAGCCAACTTCCGCCAGAAACTCTACTCGGCGCTCAGCGACGTCGAGAACGCGCTGTCGGCCCGGAGCCGGTACGCGGACGAGAACCGGCTGCTGGAGGAGTCCCTCGCCCTGTCGGAAAAGGCCGCATCGCTGGCAGAGGCCCGGTATCGCGCGGGGGCGACGGCGTTACAGGCCTGGCTTGATGCGCAGGAGAGCCGCCGCAGCGCGGAGAAGGCGTTGTCCGAGAACCGGCTCAACCGTCTCAAGAACTCCGTCGCCCTCTACCAGGCGATTGGCGGCGCAATGGAAGCGAAAACAGCGCAGTAA
- a CDS encoding MacB family efflux pump subunit, with protein sequence MERPLLELSGVGRRFPAGGQEIPVLKGIDLVITRGEMVAIVGASGSGKSTLMNILGCLDRPSEGSYRINGRDIGELSGDELARLRREHFGFIFQRYHLLPHLDAVRNAEIPAVYAGWDKEKRRTRARELLARLGLGDRLDHRPNQLSGGQQQRVSIARALMNGGDVILADEPTGALDSKSGQEMLDILHELHGRGHTVILVTHDMEVAGHAARIIEIRDGEIVRDQANPAAPRGAQGEDAGEAFGDADGDADGDADGARESGKAAGSPLAAPWGRFVEAFKMALIAMASHRMRTLLTMLGIVIGITSVVSVVALGQGARQKVINDISAMGTNVIDINPGKDWGDEDASGVHTLVASDLEALKGQGYIDSATPSTGGTQLLRYRNVTANASVNGVGDQYFRVRGYQMARGISFDAGDVKRQAQVVVIDPNSAKKFFGSEDPIGKVMLLGTLPCRVIGVTQAKDGPFGNSQNLEVWIPYSAAMGRLLGQQHFNSITVRIREGISNQVAEQSITKLLTQRHGRKDFYTNSSDSIMKTVNKTTTTLALMISAIAVISLVVGGIGVMNIMLVSVTERTHEIGIRMAVGARQDDIMQQFLIESVLVCLIGGMIGVVLSYGVGVIFRLFVTSFAMEFSLVSIVSAFACSTFIGVVFGFLPARNAARLDPIEALARE encoded by the coding sequence ATGGAAAGACCGTTACTCGAACTTTCCGGGGTGGGACGCCGTTTCCCCGCGGGGGGGCAGGAAATCCCGGTTCTCAAAGGGATCGACCTGGTCATAACCAGAGGCGAGATGGTCGCGATCGTGGGCGCATCGGGATCGGGGAAATCGACGCTCATGAACATCCTCGGCTGCCTCGATCGCCCCAGCGAGGGGAGTTACCGGATCAACGGCAGGGATATCGGCGAGCTCTCAGGCGACGAACTGGCGCGGCTGCGCAGGGAACACTTCGGCTTCATCTTCCAGCGCTACCACCTGCTGCCGCACCTGGACGCCGTCCGCAACGCCGAGATCCCAGCGGTGTACGCCGGCTGGGACAAGGAGAAAAGGCGCACGCGGGCGAGGGAACTGCTGGCGCGCCTTGGGCTCGGCGACCGGCTCGATCACCGCCCGAATCAGCTCTCCGGCGGGCAGCAGCAGCGGGTCAGCATCGCGCGTGCGCTCATGAACGGCGGCGATGTCATCCTTGCCGACGAGCCCACCGGCGCCCTCGACAGCAAAAGCGGCCAGGAGATGTTGGACATCCTCCACGAGCTGCACGGCCGCGGGCATACCGTCATCCTGGTTACCCACGACATGGAGGTGGCCGGCCACGCAGCGAGGATCATCGAGATCCGGGACGGCGAGATCGTCCGTGACCAGGCAAATCCTGCGGCACCAAGGGGAGCGCAAGGTGAGGACGCAGGCGAGGCGTTCGGCGATGCGGACGGCGATGCGGACGGCGACGCGGACGGGGCAAGGGAAAGCGGGAAGGCCGCCGGCAGCCCCCTTGCCGCCCCGTGGGGGCGCTTCGTCGAAGCCTTCAAGATGGCGCTCATCGCGATGGCGTCGCACCGCATGCGGACGCTCCTGACCATGCTCGGCATCGTCATCGGCATCACCTCCGTCGTTTCCGTGGTGGCGCTGGGGCAGGGGGCGCGGCAGAAGGTGATCAACGATATCAGCGCCATGGGGACCAACGTGATCGACATCAACCCGGGCAAGGACTGGGGCGACGAGGACGCATCGGGCGTTCATACCCTGGTCGCTTCCGACCTGGAGGCGCTCAAGGGGCAGGGGTACATCGACAGCGCCACCCCCTCGACAGGCGGGACGCAGCTGCTTCGTTACCGCAACGTCACCGCCAACGCCTCGGTGAACGGCGTGGGCGATCAGTACTTCCGCGTCCGGGGGTACCAGATGGCACGAGGGATCTCCTTCGATGCCGGCGACGTGAAGCGGCAGGCGCAGGTGGTGGTGATAGATCCCAACAGCGCCAAGAAGTTCTTCGGCAGCGAGGACCCCATCGGCAAGGTGATGTTGCTCGGCACGCTGCCGTGCCGCGTCATAGGCGTAACCCAGGCCAAGGACGGCCCTTTCGGCAACAGCCAGAACCTCGAGGTGTGGATTCCGTACAGCGCGGCCATGGGGAGGCTGCTCGGGCAGCAGCATTTCAACTCGATAACCGTGCGCATCCGCGAGGGGATCTCGAATCAGGTCGCCGAGCAGAGCATCACCAAGCTCCTCACGCAGCGCCACGGCCGCAAGGACTTCTACACCAACAGCAGCGACAGCATCATGAAGACGGTCAACAAGACCACCACGACCCTCGCCCTGATGATCTCCGCCATCGCCGTGATCTCCCTCGTGGTCGGCGGCATCGGCGTCATGAACATCATGCTGGTGTCGGTGACCGAGCGGACCCACGAGATCGGCATCAGGATGGCGGTTGGTGCGCGGCAGGACGACATCATGCAGCAGTTCCTGATCGAGTCGGTGCTGGTGTGCCTGATCGGCGGCATGATCGGTGTCGTTTTATCCTACGGCGTCGGCGTCATCTTCCGGCTCTTCGTGACGAGCTTTGCCATGGAGTTTTCCCTGGTATCGATCGTCTCCGCCTTCGCCTGTTCCACCTTCATAGGCGTCGTGTTCGGGTTCCTCCCCGCGCGCAACGCGGCACGTCTGGACCCGATAGAAGCCTTGGCAAGGGAGTAA
- a CDS encoding ATP-binding protein — MRSMFMKLFFWFWLITVLSGGICFILAFNLRLSPMQARRIHHFDEERRRFASQALTMYGRNAAALRDRGVAIEGAEGFDGDGMRAYLFAADGTPISPGPSPRLVDAVRETAKSDGGDVAPRRDDIVVVRVASPSGTTFLAAAEKVTHVPPGPLGGFPLPPDFWLNMLITLLVSGCACYGLAWGLTTPIRRLRAATQSFAGGDLGARVELGNAAAGDELADLGRDFNRMAERIEKLVNSHRQLLRDVSHELRSPLARLGVALGLARKSAPAVASLDRIEQEADRLNLLIGELLTLSQIEGGSGTTSFGRVDLAELVQEVVRDADFEANASRRSVQSACMQAVMLHGNREMLRRALENVVRNAVRYTEEESSVEVRLEPSGPERAVIRVRDHGPGVPDAQLEAIFRPFYRVGEARDRESGGSGIGLAIASETVVMHGGGISARNADGGGLEVELILPLN, encoded by the coding sequence ATGCGCAGCATGTTCATGAAACTCTTTTTCTGGTTCTGGCTCATCACCGTCCTCTCCGGCGGCATCTGCTTCATCCTCGCCTTCAACCTGAGGCTTTCGCCGATGCAGGCGCGGCGCATACACCACTTCGACGAGGAGCGCCGGCGCTTCGCGAGCCAGGCTCTCACCATGTACGGCCGCAACGCCGCCGCGCTGCGCGACAGGGGGGTTGCGATCGAAGGTGCCGAGGGTTTCGACGGCGACGGAATGAGGGCCTACCTCTTCGCCGCCGACGGCACCCCGATCTCGCCGGGCCCTTCGCCTCGTCTGGTCGACGCGGTCAGGGAAACGGCCAAAAGTGATGGCGGAGACGTCGCCCCGCGCCGGGACGACATCGTCGTGGTGCGGGTGGCCTCCCCTTCCGGCACCACCTTCCTCGCCGCCGCAGAGAAGGTGACCCACGTCCCGCCGGGGCCGCTGGGAGGGTTCCCTCTGCCCCCCGACTTCTGGCTCAACATGCTGATAACGCTGCTGGTCAGCGGCTGCGCATGCTACGGACTCGCCTGGGGACTCACCACCCCGATCCGCAGGCTGCGCGCAGCGACGCAGAGTTTCGCCGGCGGCGACCTGGGCGCCCGGGTCGAGTTGGGCAACGCCGCGGCCGGGGACGAACTGGCCGACCTGGGGCGCGACTTCAACCGGATGGCCGAACGCATCGAAAAGCTGGTGAACTCGCACCGGCAGCTTTTGCGCGACGTCTCGCACGAGCTTCGCTCACCGCTGGCGAGGCTCGGCGTCGCGCTGGGGCTGGCCCGCAAGAGCGCGCCGGCGGTCGCCTCGCTCGACCGCATCGAACAGGAGGCGGACCGGCTCAACCTGCTGATCGGGGAACTGTTGACCCTGAGCCAGATCGAGGGGGGGAGCGGCACGACGTCTTTCGGGAGGGTGGACCTTGCGGAACTGGTGCAGGAGGTGGTGCGCGATGCCGATTTCGAGGCGAACGCGTCCCGGCGCAGCGTCCAGTCGGCCTGCATGCAGGCGGTGATGCTGCACGGCAACCGGGAGATGCTGAGGCGGGCGCTGGAGAACGTGGTACGAAATGCGGTGCGTTACACCGAGGAGGAGAGCAGCGTCGAGGTGAGGCTCGAGCCCTCCGGGCCGGAGCGCGCCGTCATCAGGGTGCGCGATCACGGCCCCGGCGTCCCCGACGCGCAGTTGGAAGCGATCTTTCGTCCCTTCTACCGGGTGGGTGAGGCGCGGGACCGGGAAAGCGGCGGCAGCGGCATCGGACTTGCCATCGCCAGCGAAACCGTGGTCATGCACGGCGGCGGCATCTCCGCCCGCAACGCCGACGGAGGCGGTCTGGAGGTGGAGTTGATCCTCCCTCTGAACTAG